The Paracoccus albus region GTGCAGACCGGGAAAGAGTTGCATCTCGCATGCATATGGTACCTGCTGTATAATTGCGGCTATGGACGCCGCGATCACCCTGTGCCGCATACCGCTACGCCGCCTGAACGAACTGGCCGGGCTGCGCCAGCTTCCGGGCCAATATGCCAATGACGGGGCGGATATGATCCTGGACGACACGCCGGCGCTAAGTTTCCACGCCATCCATGCTGACGGGCGTCTGGTCGGCATGTTCAAGCTTGATCCGAACTATCCAGAGCGCCACGCTTTCGCAGCACCAGATGATCTCGGCCTGCGCGGAGTGCTGATCGACGTCGATTTTCAGGGTCACGGCTATGGCACAGCCGCCATGATGGTATTGCCCGGATATGCCGCGATGAACTATCCCGATAAGCGCCGGCTTTTTCTCACCGTCAATCTGCTGAACCCGGCCGCCTACATGGCCTATATCAAGGCCGGCTTCGTTGATGAGGGGCAGATCTACACTGGCGGATCGCGCGGACCGCAGCATATCCTCTGGGCACACCTGCCCCAGACAGAAAAGACGCCATGCTCCGGAAAATCATCATCGCCATGCTCGGCCTGATCGCCATTGCGGCTATCGCCTTTTTCACCTTTGCACCCGGTTACGTTGAAGACAGCCTGAACCCGGTGACGACACCGGAAGGCGGCTGGCCCGTCAGCGCAGATGCGCAGGCACTGCACGACCGCTTGATTATCGGTGACTGGCATTCCGACGCATTGCTGTGGGACCGAAATCTGCTGAAGCGGGCGGGTCGCGGCCATACGGATGTTCCCCGCCTGCAGGAAGGCAACGTCGCGGTACAGGTCTTTACCACCGTGACCAAAAGCCCGTCGGGTCTCAACTACGGCCGGAACAGCGCCGACGCGCCCGACAGCATCACCAAGCTCGTCATGGGCCAGCTACGTCCGATCCGGACATGGTCAAGCCTGAAGGAACGCGCCCTCGATCAGGCCGCTCGCCTGCAGGCAATGGCAGAGCGGGAGCCTGAAAACCTTCGTATCATACGATCATCCACAGATCTGGGCCAACTGCTCGCGGCCAGAGAGGACGGCGCAAAGACCGTCGGCGCCATACTCGGAACCGAGGGCGGGCACCCGCTGGAAGGCGACATCGCCAACCTGGCGACGCTCTATGACGCCGGTTTCCGTGTGATGGGCCTGACCCATTTCTTCGACAATGAAATCGGCGGCTCGCTGCACGGCGAAAGCGGCGCGGGTCTGTCCGATTTCGGCGCAGAGGTCGTGGAGGAACTGATGGTCCGGGGCATGGTCATAGACCTCGCCCATGCGAGCCCCCAGATGGTCCGCGATGTCCTTGCAATCCAAGGCGCGAAACCAATCATTTCGCACAGCGGTATCCACGGAAATTGCGACACACCGCGTAATCTCCCCGATGATCTGGTCCGCGCGGTGGCAGACGAGGGTGGCGTGATCGGCATAGGCTACTGGCGGGATGTGAACTGCGGTGCCACGCCCGCCGATATCGCAAAATCCATACGCGCCGCTATTACGCTGGTCGGCGAAGATCACGTCTCTCTCGGCTCGGATTATGACGGCTCTGTAGATGCGCCTTTCGACGCGGCTGGCATCGTCGCCCTGACGCAGGCACTGATGGACAGCGGCCTCAGCGAAGATCAGATCGCGAAGGTCATGGGCGACAATATGATGCGCTACCTGTCAGAAACCCTGCCGGATGGCTGATCTCTTCGGTGCTGAAATACCTCGGGGTGAGGTGCGCAGCACCGAGGGGCAGAGCCCCTTATCACCAGACGATTTCCTCCATCGGGTCATACCAGGCCGCATATTGCCCCCAAACGGCGCGGCCCAGCATACGCGGCCGGTGATGCAATTTGGCAAGCTCTGCCTGCGTGACCCATCGTGCCCGGTCTACGACGCCTTCAGGATCGTTCAGGATAATCTCGCTTTCATCCACCAGCGTCGCGCGATGGATCAGGTCGACCTGATGAAACCCTTTCTTTGAATCGCGGAACTCATTGACCAGAATGATCGCGCCGACCTTGATCCGCAGGCCGGTCTCTTCCATGACCTCACGCTCAAGATTTTCGGGCAGCGATTGCCCCGGCTCTGCCCCGCCACCCGGCAAGCACCACATGTCAGAGCCGTATTCCGGCGGATAGGCATTGACCACCAGCACCCGGTCATCACGCAGAATAGCGGCGCGTACGGCCAGACGTGGCCGCGCCATTTTCATCGGGTGATCCGGTTGATGTGACCCATCTTGCGCCCGTCCCTGACCTCTGCCTTGCCGTAAAGGTGCACTTGCACATCCGGCTCACGCAACAGCGCGGGCAGCCGATCCATATCCGCGCCGATCAGGTTTTCCATTACCACATCGGCATAGCGCTTCCCGTCGCCCAAAGGCAGGCCGGTGATGGCACGGATATGCTGCTCAAACTGGTCAACCGCACAGCCCGCCTGTGTCCAGTGCCCGCTGTTGTGCACTCTCGGCGCGATCTCGTTGACGATCAGGCCGGAAGGCGTCACGAACAATTCCACCCCCATGACGCCGACATAATCCAACGCGCCCACGATTTGCGCGGCCAGCAGCACGGCATCGGTGACCAGTGATTGCGGCACACCGCTCGGCACCGTCGTCGTCCGCAAAATGCCACCTTCATGGACATTCAGTCCCGGATCGAAGGCTGCAACCGCGCCATCCACACCGCGCGCGACGATTACGCTGATCTCGCCAGTGAACGTAACGAACCCCTCCAACACCGAGGGCGCACCTGTCCACTCACGCTGCGCAGGATCGCTAAAACGAACTTGCCCCTTGCCATCGTAACCCATGCGCCGGGTCTTGAGGATCGACGGCGTGCCTATCTGCTCCAGTGCTGCAGGCAGGTCAGCCTCAGTCTCGACATTGGCGAATGGCGCAGTCTTCAGGCCGAGTCCCTGCAGAAACTCTTTCTCGGACAGACGGTCCTGCGACACAGCAAGCGCACGACGATTGGGACGGATAGGACAAATAGATTCCAGGAGATCCAGCGATTGGGCCGGCACATTCTCAAACTCATAGGTGATGACATCCACCGACTCGGCAAAGGCACGAAGCGCTGCCTCATCCTCATAACCGGCCTGAGTCACCTGATGCGCAACATCGCCCGCGGGTGAAGCACCTGGTTCATAGATGTGGGTGCGATACCCCAGCCGTGCCGCCGCGACCGAGAGCATACGCCCAAGCTGACCTCCGCCAAGTATGCCGATCACTGCGCCCTGCGGAAGCGGATCACTCATCTTTCGGCTCCTCCGGGATAGAGCCAGAAAGCTTCTCTCGCCACGCATCAAGCCGTTCTGCCAACGCCGCGTCCGATAAAGCAAGAATACCCGCCGCCATCAGACCCGCATTGGCTGCACCCGCCGCGCCGATCGCCATGGTCGCAACCGGGAAGCCCTTCGGCATCTGAACGATCGAATACAGCGAATCGACCCCTGACAGCGCCTTGGTCTGCACCGGCACGCCCACAACCGGGACGCGCGTCTTAGACGCCATCATCCCCGGCAAATGGGCGGCACCGCCCGCGCCTGCGATGATCACCTTGAGCCCACGATCTGCCGCGCGCTTGCCATAGTCCCACAGCCGGTCCGGCGTCCGGTGGGCGCTGACGATCTTCGCCTCGTAACCGATGGCCAGTTCATTCAGAATTGCCGCAGCTTCACGCATCGTAGGCCAGTCCGACTGACTGCCCATGATGATGCCAACCGGCACGCCTGCTTTCTCGCTCAAACTCATATCGCCCCCGTCGCAGAAAGCCGCACTATATTCACCCCGTCGCGGGACGCAATAAATCCCGCCATTTCAGGCGATAATGTCGGGCGTCAGCTCATCTTCCAGCCGCGAGATCTTGTCCTTCAGCGCCAGCTTCTGCCGTTTAAGGCGCTGCAGAACCAGCGAAGAGGTGCCCGGCTGCTCGGCCAATGCGACGATCTGCTCGTCCAGCTCACGATGCTCCCGCCGCAGCACACTCAACTTGGCCCGGGCAATTTCTTCGTGGCTCATTTCGGACTGATAGCTCATGTCGGGCTCGTGCTGGATGCGGCGGTCGCTGATTATACGCAGCGATGCGAAAATGTTAACTGGCATCGCACATCTTGTCGCAGACAGTATTCATCCACATATTAACCACACGGGTCGCCGCTTCCGGGACCCGCTGAATGGGACGAGTCGCTGTATAAGGGCTTGAATAAGATGACGAAACTGACACTGGCGGCACATCCGCATCTTCTGGGCTTCGACCAGATCGAGCGCCTCGCAGAACGGGCCTCTAAAGGGGCAGAGGGTTACCCGCCCTATAATATTGAACATCAGGAGCCTGACGGGTTTACCATAACCCTCGCCGTCGCCGGTTTTTCCGAGGACGATCTGACGATATCTCTTGAAAACAGTCAGTTAACCATTGCCGGCAGGCAGCCCGATCAGGGAACTGATCGCGTCTGGCTGCATCGCGGCATCGCATCCCGCGCCTTTCAGCGCAGCTTCGTACTGGCTGACGGGGTCGAGGTGGATGGCGCGCGGCTGGAAAACGGGTTGTTGAGCATCGCGCTGAAGCGCAAGCCCCAGCCCAGCATTGTCAAAACCATTCCGATCAGCCGTAAATGAAGGGGATCACCATGGATACCAAATACGAAGAACTGCCGGAAGTGACCGGCAACACCGTTTATATTCGCCGCGTCGCGATGGACAGCTTGCCTGATGAGGTGCGCGAACAGGCGCCCGGCCTTGACAGCCTATACGCCGTTCACGGCCTTGATGGCGAACGTCTGGCCCTTGTGAAGGATCGCCAGATGGCTTTCTTCCTCGCACGCCAGAACGACCTGACCCCGGTCAGCGTTCACTAGAAAACCCCGACACGCGCCGTTGCGATCACCGTATCGCGGCGGCGCAGGGCTATTCCGGCCAGTCATATTCCGCTAGCATCGCCTGCACCGCGCGGTCATTGCCGCCTGTCCCCAGATTGGTCGCGCGCAGATTCTGCGCCTGACTTCCCGGCCACTCGATAACGCGGAAACGCCCGCCGATTTTTTCCGGGCGCGATCCCCTCAGCCGGTGCATCCAGTAAAACCAGACATCGTCAGCCGAAGGTGCCAGCCTCTGGAATTTGTCTGCATCTGTCACATCAGGGTGAAAAACCCCCGGCGCATAAAGGACCCCACCAACGCCCGTCGGAAAGATCAGCTCATTGCGATCTGGTGACCTCAGGTTCCACTCCCAGTCATCGTAGGCAGCGGGCCGGCCCTGCGCATCCAGCGTGACGCGATGCGTCCGATGTGCAACAACGCCTGCGTCAGCGCGCGCGATCAACCCTTCCAGCCAGCGGGCGCCGTAATACACATCATCATCTGCGGTCACGATATAAGCACCCGGCGCCTCCAACAGCGTCGGCACCAACTTTTTGTAGGATTTCCAGTTCGGACAGACGCAAACCTCTGCATCTGATTCGTGTATGGCAGCGGGCACCCGATCCATATCCTCGGCCGCGACCCACAGAATCACTCGATCAGCTTTCACAGTCTGACGCGAGACAGAGGCGACGACCCGCGCAGCCGCAGACAGCCGCGCGCCATAGCTCGTCAGGCTGACAATCAACGGCGCGTCCAGCCCATGAGGCCGCGCCGCAACATCGCGGGACGCAATTTCTGCTTCGGCGGCGCGAATACGGCGGGCGTGTTTCCAACGCCGGAATGCATCGGCGATCATCCCTGCCACGCCTTTCGAAGCCAGTCGATATTGCCGATCCGTCGGTACCATTTTCCGCCCCGTCCGGCAAAGACATCCTCCATTTTCGGATTGCCGGCAAATGCCACGATCTTCGCGCCTTCAGGCAATGTAGGATCGCCCAGATAGCTCAGCAAATGTCGCGGGACGCAATCATTCTTGAAGCTGACCACCCAGCCCTTCGGCCAGTAATTCAGATGCCCATGCTCAGCCAGTTGCGCCGATTGGAACTGCTGACTGATTTCGTAATTCGAGGTCGCGGCCTTCGGATCGGCCAGATAGGCGTCGAGGATATAGGTATGTTCGCCCACGACATAACGAAAGACAGAGCTATTGCCGACGGAATGCAGGAACCGGTCCCGCTCCGGGTTGACCTTGCGCAACGGCTTGGCCCGGAACAGATCGTCGTCGCGGATGATGAAATAATCGCCCTCCAGATCGAAGAAGGGCGACAGATCGTCGACGACCACCAGATCGAGGTCCAGAAAAAGCGCCACCTGCCCCGTCATCCCGCCCAGATCGCGCCGAAACAGCGCCAGTTTGCGCCAGCGGGTATCGCCATGTCCGTCCGGCAGGCCCAGTTCTGGCAGTGGCTGGCAATCGACACCGGGGTCTATCCCTGCTGTATCATCGGTGAAACAGACGAACTGGTGCGGACGGACCAGATGCCGCTGAACCTGCCTGTATAACCGGTTGACGTCATCGGCCCCATACATCGTGCCCCATTTGATGCAGATGACGTTAACGATTTCAGCCATTTCACCCCCGGCAAAAGAAAACGCCGGGCCATATTGGCCCGGCGCGTCATCTGGTTCAATGCTACGCTCAGCGCAGGCCGATCAGCCCCATATTCTCCAGCGTCAGCAGCACCTGATGCGCCGCGTTGTCAACATCAATATCGCTGGTGTCGACGCGCAGTTCGGGCGTCTTCGGCTCTTCATAGGGGTCCGAAATACCGGTGAACTCCTTGATCTTGCCCTCACGCGCCAGCTTGTAGAGCCCCTTGCGGTCGCGACGCTCACACTCTTCCAGCGGGGTCGAGACGTGGACTTCGCAGAAGGCACCATATTGCTCGATCATCTCGCGCACTCTGCGGCGGGTCGAGGTATAGGGCGCGATCGGCGCACAGATGGCGATGCCGCCATTCTTGGTGATTTCCGATGCGACATAGCCGATCCGCTGGATATTTATGTCGCGATGCTCTTTGCTGAAGCCCAGTTCCGACGACAGATGCTTACGCACCACATCGCCATCAAGCAGCGTGACTGGACGACCACCCATTTCCATCAGTTTGACCATCAGCGCGTTCGCAACCGTCGACTTGCCCGAACCCGAAAGGCCGGTGAAGAAAACGGTGAAGCCCTGCTGCGCACGTGGCGGCGAGTTCCGGCGCAGTTCCTGCACCACCTCGGGGAAGCTGAACCATTCCGGGATATCCAGACCTTCACGCAGACGGCGGCGCAGTTCCGTGCCAGAGATGTTCAGGACGGTCACGCCTTCTTCGATCTCATCCGCAGGCTCGTATTGCGCACGCTCCTGCACATAGACCATGTGTTTGAAGTCGACCATTTTGACGCCGATTTCATCCTCATGCGTGCGGAACAGTTCCTGCGCGTCATAGGGGCCGTAGAAATCCTCACCGGCAGAGTTCTTGCCGGGGCCGGCATGGTCGCGGCCAACAATGAAATGAGTCGCACCGTGGTTGCGGCGGATCAGCCCGTGCCACACCGCCTCGCGCGGGCCTGCCATGCGCATGGCAAGGTTCAAGAGCGACAGCGTGGTGGTTGCTTGCGGATACTTGTCCAGCACAGCTTCATAGCAGCGGACGCGGGTAAAGTGGTCCACATCGCCCGGCTTGGTCATGCCAACGACAGGGTGGATCATCAGGTTGGCCTGTACCTCACGCGCGGCGCGGAAGGTCAGTTCCTGATGGGCGCGGTGCAGCGGGTTGCGGGTCTGGAAAACCACGACCTTGCGCCAGCCCAGCTTTTTGAACATCGCGCGCAATTCGTTCGGCGTGTTTCGACGACCGCGGAAATCGTAATGGGTCGGCGACTGCAAGCCTTTGACCGGGCCGCCCAAATAGACGTTGCCCGCCTGATTGTGCAGATAGTTCACCGCCGGATGGGCCAGATCGTCTGCACCAAAGACCTTTTCGGCCTCGCGCGATTTGTTCGGCACATATTTATCCGTGACAGACATCACTGCCAGAATTACACCTTCCTGATCGCGAAGCGCGATATCGTTGCCCGGCTCCACCCCCTCGGCGAACTTGTCCGAAACATCCAGCGTGATGGGCATCGGCCAGAGGCTGCCATCGGCCAGGCGCATGTTTTCCACGACACCGTTATAGTCGTCCTCAGTCAGGAAGCCTTTCAGCGGACTGAAGCCACCATTCATCAAGAGCTCCAGATCGCATATCTGGCGCGGGGAAAGGTCCCAGCTTGGCATATCACCGGCCGCGTCTTTCAGGCTTGCAGCGGCTTCTGGTGAAACGAAAAGTTCAGGGATCGGAATGTGGTTCTCGGTCATCTCAAGGCTCGGTCAATACGGATAATGCACAGTCACAGCGACAGGCGATGCCCGCGGATAGCCCCACCGGCCGGGACAATCAACCGCAGGCTTCCCGATTTTGCGGTATCCCGCCGCATGGCGGCATTTCGGCCGATGCATGACAATCCTATCCTCCGTCGCATCGACGTGGCAGCGGAAGGTCATCCAGCTCATGCCGTGACATGCGACGTATGTCGGGATGATCCAGCAGATCACCCTGCGATGGCGGCGGGGTCAGAAACCTTGAGAGACGGTGCTTCAATCGGCGAATGAGATTTTTCATTTTATTAATATAAGGGAATAATTCTGCCTATAGTGTTGAGAAGTATTCGACATGATTTTAGATAATCTAAATGCAGAACCTGAACAGAATATCTCTCTCCGGGCTTCGCGCCATTGAGGCTGTGGCGCGCCTGGGCAGTCTGGGTGCCGCCGCAGCAGAACTTGGCGTGACCGCAGGTGCGCTTAGCCAGCGGATCTCCCGGACAGAGGCACAATTGGGTCAGCCTGTCTTTGACAGAACGTCACATGGCCTGCGCCCGACAGACACCGGCGCACTTGTCATTGCCCGCTTACTGCGCGGCATGACTGAACTTTCGGCAGCCGTCAGCCTTGCCGATCCGATACAGGAAGATGTTCTCAATATTTCTGCCGCGCCGCTCTTTGCCAGCCGCTGGCTCATCTGGCGGCTTCCGCGCTTTCACAGCCAGCATCCGGGTATTCGCGTCAGGATCGAGCCCGTCGTGACCATGATCACACCGGGTGTCGACGGCATCGACATCGGCTTGCGGGTCGGTGGCGGCGACTGGCCTGGCGTGCGAACCCAAAAGCTTCTTGATCAGCGTGTATTACCTGTCTGCGCGCCCGCACTCGCCCGCGACATCAAGACGCCGGCCGATCTTCTTGAACTTCCCCTCATCCGCGAGAACGACCATTTTGCAGGCTGGCGAGAGTGGTTGGCTTTGCATGAGATGAGCTTTCAAAAAATTGCTGCGGGCCCGGAATACGCCGATGGCGGGCTGTGTCTGGACGCGGCAATCTCTGGCCAAGGTGTGTTCATGGCATGGGAAACACTTGCCGCAGATGCCATTGCAGATGGCAGGCTTGTCGCCCCCGTTCCCGGAAGGGCACTGTCAGGCGACGCCTACTGGTTCGTTTCCGCAACAGAGGGGCGACGTAAACCGGCCATAGCGAAGTTTCACAAATGGTTGCAGGACGAACTTCTGTCGGTCACTCACGCTGACGCGGCGCGACCCTAAAGCTTGCGGCTGTCATAGGCCCAGTGCAGCAGGGCCTGCCGCTGGCGCGGGCGGCAAAAGACATCCCCCGGATCGCACGCTTTCGTCAACTGCCCGACATGGCGGCGCATCGCGCGCCACCGCCCGATCTGACGTTCGTCATCATCATGACGGCGACCCATCCAGTAGCGGCAATACCACTGAAACCAGCCGCGCGGATCGTCCTGATGCAGCCAGCCCTTGCGCCGCCATTCGGACAATGGCTGGCTGGCATCCTCGCCGAAACAGTTCAGGCTTTTGTCGGATTTCCCCGGCGACAGTTTCGCGTCACTGAACCATTCCGCGGGAAACTCATCACGACAATCGGTCATATAGCAGCCGCCGAAGACGCCAAGTCTCAACATCTCTGCCGGGGAAAGGTCGGGCGAGAAGCCTTCGTCGAACCCCTTACCCGCCGGCGCGGTCAGTTCATAGCTGTAACCGCTCTGCATCTTGTCATTGACAGTGACGCGGCTTCCCATCGGCTCAGGCCGGGACCTCTTCAATCTGTGCGGCGTCGGGCGCGGGCTCACCTGCCTCGTCATGCTCGGCAAGGAAGCGCTCCGCGTCCAGTGCGGCCATGCAGCCCATCCCCGCGCTCGTCACAGCCTGACGGTAGACATGGTCCGTCAGATCGCCCGCCGCAAAAACGCCCGGAATAGAGGTCCGCGTCGTCCCCGGCTCTACCTTCACATAACCGCCTTCCAACAACTCAAGCTGATCGTTGACCAACTCTGACGCGGGGGAATGGCCGATCGCGACAAAAACGCCAGAGGTATCCAGCGTCGATTCCGCGCCCGTTTTGACGTTGCGGATTTTCACCCCCGTCACACCCAGCGGGTCCTGTTCGCCCAGAACCTCGACCACCTCGTGATCCCAAAGCGGTTCAATCTTCGGATTCTTAAGCAGACGTCGTTGCAGGATCTTCTCTGCCCGCAGTTCATCGCGGCGATGGATCAGGGTGACCTTACTTGCGAAATTGGTCAGGAACAGCGCCTCTTCCACGGCCGTATTACCGCCTCCGATGACGACCACTTCCTTGCCGCGATAGAAGAAGCCGTCGCAGGTGGCGCACGCCGAAACGCCGAAGCCCTGAAACTTCTCTTCCGAGGGCAGGCCCAGCCATTTCGCCTGTGCGCCGGTCGCAAGCACAACCGCATCGGCGGTTACAACGTCACCTGAATCACATTCCGCGCGGAACGGCCGGACGGACAGATCCAACTTCGACACGGTGTCAAATTTTATGTCCGCGCCCATGGCGCGGGCATGTTCTTCCATCTTGACCATCAGGTCAGGCCCCTGAACCTCAACCAGACCCGGCCAGTTCTCGACCTCTGTCGTAATGGTCAGCTGGCCGCCGGGCTGCATACCCTGGATCAGCAGCGGTTCAACCATCGCGCGCGCCGCGTAGACCGCAGCCGTATAACCCGCAGGCCCCGAACCGATGATAAGCAATTTCCTGTGTTCCTGGGCCATCGCAGACTCCTGTATTGTGACTTGTCCTTTAGCTAATGCACCACCTGCACCTGTTCAATCGCGCATCAGCCATGCAGAGGGCGCCTCATCCGCATGTGAAATAATATTGCGTAGGAACAGCGTCGAGTATAGTTTCATTCCCACTCTAAGGGCACCTATTCCGGGGGCAGTTATGGCCAGCAGCAAACTCGACGACATTGACCGCAAGATACTGGCAGAGCTTCAGGCCGATGGTCGCATGACCAATGTCGAACTTGCGCGTCGAGTCGGAATTTCGGCCCCGCCGTGCCTGCGCCGGGTCCGCGTGTTGGAAGAAGCCGGATATATACGCGGCTTCCACGCAGAGCTTGATCCCGGCAGCCTCGGCTTCGAG contains the following coding sequences:
- a CDS encoding DUF1150 domain-containing protein, producing the protein MDTKYEELPEVTGNTVYIRRVAMDSLPDEVREQAPGLDSLYAVHGLDGERLALVKDRQMAFFLARQNDLTPVSVH
- a CDS encoding glycosyltransferase family 2 protein; protein product: MVPTDRQYRLASKGVAGMIADAFRRWKHARRIRAAEAEIASRDVAARPHGLDAPLIVSLTSYGARLSAAARVVASVSRQTVKADRVILWVAAEDMDRVPAAIHESDAEVCVCPNWKSYKKLVPTLLEAPGAYIVTADDDVYYGARWLEGLIARADAGVVAHRTHRVTLDAQGRPAAYDDWEWNLRSPDRNELIFPTGVGGVLYAPGVFHPDVTDADKFQRLAPSADDVWFYWMHRLRGSRPEKIGGRFRVIEWPGSQAQNLRATNLGTGGNDRAVQAMLAEYDWPE
- a CDS encoding NUDIX domain-containing protein — encoded protein: MARPRLAVRAAILRDDRVLVVNAYPPEYGSDMWCLPGGGAEPGQSLPENLEREVMEETGLRIKVGAIILVNEFRDSKKGFHQVDLIHRATLVDESEIILNDPEGVVDRARWVTQAELAKLHHRPRMLGRAVWGQYAAWYDPMEEIVW
- a CDS encoding Hsp20 family protein, whose translation is MTKLTLAAHPHLLGFDQIERLAERASKGAEGYPPYNIEHQEPDGFTITLAVAGFSEDDLTISLENSQLTIAGRQPDQGTDRVWLHRGIASRAFQRSFVLADGVEVDGARLENGLLSIALKRKPQPSIVKTIPISRK
- a CDS encoding dipeptidase: MLRKIIIAMLGLIAIAAIAFFTFAPGYVEDSLNPVTTPEGGWPVSADAQALHDRLIIGDWHSDALLWDRNLLKRAGRGHTDVPRLQEGNVAVQVFTTVTKSPSGLNYGRNSADAPDSITKLVMGQLRPIRTWSSLKERALDQAARLQAMAEREPENLRIIRSSTDLGQLLAAREDGAKTVGAILGTEGGHPLEGDIANLATLYDAGFRVMGLTHFFDNEIGGSLHGESGAGLSDFGAEVVEELMVRGMVIDLAHASPQMVRDVLAIQGAKPIISHSGIHGNCDTPRNLPDDLVRAVADEGGVIGIGYWRDVNCGATPADIAKSIRAAITLVGEDHVSLGSDYDGSVDAPFDAAGIVALTQALMDSGLSEDQIAKVMGDNMMRYLSETLPDG
- a CDS encoding LysR substrate-binding domain-containing protein → MQNLNRISLSGLRAIEAVARLGSLGAAAAELGVTAGALSQRISRTEAQLGQPVFDRTSHGLRPTDTGALVIARLLRGMTELSAAVSLADPIQEDVLNISAAPLFASRWLIWRLPRFHSQHPGIRVRIEPVVTMITPGVDGIDIGLRVGGGDWPGVRTQKLLDQRVLPVCAPALARDIKTPADLLELPLIRENDHFAGWREWLALHEMSFQKIAAGPEYADGGLCLDAAISGQGVFMAWETLAADAIADGRLVAPVPGRALSGDAYWFVSATEGRRKPAIAKFHKWLQDELLSVTHADAARP
- a CDS encoding 5-(carboxyamino)imidazole ribonucleotide synthase, producing MSDPLPQGAVIGILGGGQLGRMLSVAAARLGYRTHIYEPGASPAGDVAHQVTQAGYEDEAALRAFAESVDVITYEFENVPAQSLDLLESICPIRPNRRALAVSQDRLSEKEFLQGLGLKTAPFANVETEADLPAALEQIGTPSILKTRRMGYDGKGQVRFSDPAQREWTGAPSVLEGFVTFTGEISVIVARGVDGAVAAFDPGLNVHEGGILRTTTVPSGVPQSLVTDAVLLAAQIVGALDYVGVMGVELFVTPSGLIVNEIAPRVHNSGHWTQAGCAVDQFEQHIRAITGLPLGDGKRYADVVMENLIGADMDRLPALLREPDVQVHLYGKAEVRDGRKMGHINRITR
- a CDS encoding bifunctional sulfate adenylyltransferase/adenylylsulfate kinase → MTENHIPIPELFVSPEAAASLKDAAGDMPSWDLSPRQICDLELLMNGGFSPLKGFLTEDDYNGVVENMRLADGSLWPMPITLDVSDKFAEGVEPGNDIALRDQEGVILAVMSVTDKYVPNKSREAEKVFGADDLAHPAVNYLHNQAGNVYLGGPVKGLQSPTHYDFRGRRNTPNELRAMFKKLGWRKVVVFQTRNPLHRAHQELTFRAAREVQANLMIHPVVGMTKPGDVDHFTRVRCYEAVLDKYPQATTTLSLLNLAMRMAGPREAVWHGLIRRNHGATHFIVGRDHAGPGKNSAGEDFYGPYDAQELFRTHEDEIGVKMVDFKHMVYVQERAQYEPADEIEEGVTVLNISGTELRRRLREGLDIPEWFSFPEVVQELRRNSPPRAQQGFTVFFTGLSGSGKSTVANALMVKLMEMGGRPVTLLDGDVVRKHLSSELGFSKEHRDINIQRIGYVASEITKNGGIAICAPIAPYTSTRRRVREMIEQYGAFCEVHVSTPLEECERRDRKGLYKLAREGKIKEFTGISDPYEEPKTPELRVDTSDIDVDNAAHQVLLTLENMGLIGLR
- the purE gene encoding 5-(carboxyamino)imidazole ribonucleotide mutase, translating into MSLSEKAGVPVGIIMGSQSDWPTMREAAAILNELAIGYEAKIVSAHRTPDRLWDYGKRAADRGLKVIIAGAGGAAHLPGMMASKTRVPVVGVPVQTKALSGVDSLYSIVQMPKGFPVATMAIGAAGAANAGLMAAGILALSDAALAERLDAWREKLSGSIPEEPKDE
- a CDS encoding YdcH family protein; the encoded protein is MSYQSEMSHEEIARAKLSVLRREHRELDEQIVALAEQPGTSSLVLQRLKRQKLALKDKISRLEDELTPDIIA
- a CDS encoding GNAT family N-acetyltransferase translates to MDAAITLCRIPLRRLNELAGLRQLPGQYANDGADMILDDTPALSFHAIHADGRLVGMFKLDPNYPERHAFAAPDDLGLRGVLIDVDFQGHGYGTAAMMVLPGYAAMNYPDKRRLFLTVNLLNPAAYMAYIKAGFVDEGQIYTGGSRGPQHILWAHLPQTEKTPCSGKSSSPCSA
- the trxB gene encoding thioredoxin-disulfide reductase; translation: MAQEHRKLLIIGSGPAGYTAAVYAARAMVEPLLIQGMQPGGQLTITTEVENWPGLVEVQGPDLMVKMEEHARAMGADIKFDTVSKLDLSVRPFRAECDSGDVVTADAVVLATGAQAKWLGLPSEEKFQGFGVSACATCDGFFYRGKEVVVIGGGNTAVEEALFLTNFASKVTLIHRRDELRAEKILQRRLLKNPKIEPLWDHEVVEVLGEQDPLGVTGVKIRNVKTGAESTLDTSGVFVAIGHSPASELVNDQLELLEGGYVKVEPGTTRTSIPGVFAAGDLTDHVYRQAVTSAGMGCMAALDAERFLAEHDEAGEPAPDAAQIEEVPA